In Rattus rattus isolate New Zealand chromosome 3, Rrattus_CSIRO_v1, whole genome shotgun sequence, one genomic interval encodes:
- the LOC116896141 gene encoding geranylgeranyl transferase type-2 subunit beta-like yields the protein MLVFQILTLYDSIHVINVDKVVAYVQSLQKEDGSFAGDIWGEIDTRFSFCAVATLALLGKLDAINVEKAIEFVLSCMNFDGGFGCRPGSESHAGQDSWP from the exons ATGCTTGTCTTTCAGATTCTCACTCTGTATGATAGCATCCATGTAATCAACGTAGACAAAGTGGTAGCCTATGTTCAGAGTCTACAGAAAGAAGATGGTTCCTTTGCTGGAGACATCTGGG GAGAAATCGATACAAGATTCTCGTTTTGTGCAGTGGCAACTTTGGCTCTCTTG ggCAAACTTGATGCTATTAATGTGGAAAAGGCGATTGaatttgttttgtcctgtatgAACTTTGATGGTGGATTTGGGTGCAGACCAGGCTCTGAATCTCACGCAGGACAG GATTCCTGGCCATAA